Part of the Cyanobacteria bacterium QS_8_64_29 genome is shown below.
TCCGCGCCTCTTCCATCGCTGGGTAGAGCAGCTCTTCCGTGATGTGGTTGAGGCGATGGATCTCGTCCACAAACAGGATGTCGCCCGGGTTGAGGTTGACCAGGATGCCGGTAATATCGCGCGGGCGCTCCAGGGCCGGCGCCGTGGCAATCTTGCAGGTGACGCCCATCTCGGCAGCCAGGATGGTGGCGATGGTGGTTTTGCCCAGCCCGGGCGGGCCGTACAGCAGCAGGTGATCCAGCGCTTCCTGGCGCGCGCGGGCGGCTTGCAGGGCAATGGAGAGGACCGATTTCAACTCCTGCTGTCCGATATAATCAGCCAGGCGGTGGGGGCGGACGCGATCGTCGCTCGCCGCCTCAGCGCCGGCCGAGCTCTGCAGCAAGCCATCGGCAGCGGCAGAGCGCTGCGGCGCCTCGCCTTGCTGGGATGCCGCTTCCCGGGAGTGCGATGCGGAAGGCCCAGAGCGTTTGATTGCCATAGCGCGCTCGCGCTGCCTCAACGGCCGCCATTGGCCTCTTATTGTAAACAGTCCGCCATGCTCGCCAAGCGAATCGTGCCCTGCCTGGATGTGGATGCCGGCCGCGTGGTCAAGGGCGTCAACTTTGGCGGGCTGCGCGATGCCGGCGACCCGGTGGAGCTGGCGCGGGCTTACGATACCGCCGGGGCCGATGAGCTGGTGTTTCTAGACATTACCGCCACCCACCAGGGGCGCGGCACCTTGGTGGCGGTGGTCTATCGCGCCGCCGAGCAGACCTTTATTCCGCTGACCGTGGGGGGCGGGATCGCGAGCTTAGAGCAGATTAAAGAATTGTTAAGAGCGGGGGCCGATAAGGTCAGCATCAACTCGGCTGCCGTACGCGATCCCAGCTTGGTCGATCGCGCCAGCGCCCGCTTCGGCCGGCAGTGTATTGCCATTGCGATCGATGCGCGGCAGCGGCCAGCGGCGGACGGCTGGGATGTGTACGTGCGCGGCGGCCGCCAGAACGCCGGCCTCGATGCCCTTGCCTGGGCGCAGGAGCTCGAGCAACGCGGGGCGGGCGAGCTGCTGGTCACCAGCATGGATGCCGATGGTACCCAGGCCGGCTACGATCTAGCCCTCACGCGTGCCATTGCCGAGCGGGTCGAGATTCCGGTTATTGCCTCAGGTGGGGCCGGCCAGCTCGGTCACATTGGTGATGCCCTGACCGAAGGCGGCGCTCAAGCAGCCCTGCTGGCCTCGCTCCTGCACTACGGCCAGCTCACGGTGGCCCAAATCAAGCAGCACCTAGCCCAGCGCCAAATTCCCGTCCGCCTGGTCTAGCCCGGCACGTCCCGGGTTTGTATTAGAATGAAACCACAAATATTACGCTTCGTAAACGATGCTAGTGGCCATTCTAATTTTCGACGCTGCGCTCGTCGCTTGGTCGCTGCATTTGATGCGCGAAGCCATTACCCATCGCGAGTTCTCGCTCATGCTGGCAGGGATGCTGGTTGCCCTGTCGGCCTCGGCGTTGCTGCTGGTGTATTTCATCATGAGCGATTGCATGAGCTATCTGTCCCAGTCGCCGGCTTTGGGGGCTTGAGGCCCTTGACGCAGGCTGCCATCCGCGGCAGGATAACGGGCGTGACAAGTGCGGGGCTATAGCTCAGCGGTAGAGCGCCTCAATGGCATTGAGGAGGTCAGCGGTTCGAATCCGCTTAGCTCCATAAATACTATGATTGGGTTCCTCTCGGGCGATCGCGGCTAGGCTAGATCGCACCAAGATAATGCCCGAGCGCCGCCATGCCCGCCATTGAAGTCCCGGAGCGCTTCCAGCTCACCCCCGAGCAATTCGAACGCCTAGCGCTGACCAATGAGACAGTGCGGCTGGAGCTTACGGCCAAAGGGGAACTGCTGGTGATGCCGCCCACCGGCTTTGAGACTGGCGATCGCAACTCCGAGATCAATGCTCAACTGCGACTGTGGGCCAATCGCAATAGCACGGGACGGGTGGTTGACTCATCGACCCTATTTGCTCTGCCCAACGGGGCCCGGCGATCGCCGGATGCGGCCTGGGTCAGCAACCAGCGAATCGCCGCCCTGACCAAAGCGCAGCGTCAAGGCATCCCCCCGGTGGTCCCCGACTTTGTTATTGAGCTAGCCAGCCCTAGCGACCTGGAAGTTCAGCGCTACGCGGACCTTCAAGCCAAGGTGCAGGAGTACATCGACAATGGGACGCGCCTGGGCTGGCTGATTGAGCCCGAGGTCCGGCGGGTCGAGATCTACTGTCCCGGCCAGGAAGCGACCGTCCTTGAGGATCCCAAGACCCTGTCCGGGGAGGATGTGCTGCCGGGTTTTGAGCTGGATCTGAGTGCCGCTTGGTAGGACTGCACCGAGCGAGGTCTTGGGAATCGCGCATGGAGCCAAGTGGCGCTAGCGCAATTCTTCTATAGCAAAACTACCTGATTCGTGAACGGAGAGTGCACCCATACTTAAACGCCTAAATTTTCCTTTTCGAGGGACTTTTGGAGATTTGTATCGCTGCCGCTCAACGTTCCCTTCTTAAGAGACTTGCCCGAATGGACGGGGACTGGGAAAGTCGTGACGGTCCCATCAGCTTCCTCGCGGCGAAGTTGGACGTGGCTACCCCGCTGGCGGACCACCTCAAACCCGGCTTTTCGCAGCGCACACACTAGCTCCGCTCCAGTTATTTGCGGCAGCTTAGCCACTGGGTGAAACTTCAATCTCGCGGTGGAGTACCTGAAGCAACTCTACTGCACTACCGAGTTCTGCCAGATGGAGCTCGGCAGCCTCGCGCAGGTTGGCTAAGCCTTCCGACTCACTCTCACCCTGGGTGTAAATATCCAGTTCCGGACAGTAAACCGCATACCCGCCTTCTGGTTCTG
Proteins encoded:
- a CDS encoding Uma2 family endonuclease, translating into MPAIEVPERFQLTPEQFERLALTNETVRLELTAKGELLVMPPTGFETGDRNSEINAQLRLWANRNSTGRVVDSSTLFALPNGARRSPDAAWVSNQRIAALTKAQRQGIPPVVPDFVIELASPSDLEVQRYADLQAKVQEYIDNGTRLGWLIEPEVRRVEIYCPGQEATVLEDPKTLSGEDVLPGFELDLSAAW
- a CDS encoding imidazole glycerol phosphate synthase subunit HisF, which codes for MLAKRIVPCLDVDAGRVVKGVNFGGLRDAGDPVELARAYDTAGADELVFLDITATHQGRGTLVAVVYRAAEQTFIPLTVGGGIASLEQIKELLRAGADKVSINSAAVRDPSLVDRASARFGRQCIAIAIDARQRPAADGWDVYVRGGRQNAGLDALAWAQELEQRGAGELLVTSMDADGTQAGYDLALTRAIAERVEIPVIASGGAGQLGHIGDALTEGGAQAALLASLLHYGQLTVAQIKQHLAQRQIPVRLV